TCGATCGGCCAGCACAAATGTGGACTTCTTTATAATAAGTCATCGATCGGTCAGCATATAAAAAGGTGCCCAATCGATCAGCATGCCGACGTAAAAGGCCGAGCAATTCAACCCATCAATCGATCAGTCAACACAAGCGTGGACTTCCACAGTGATCGATCGATCGGTCAGCATAAACGCATACCATCTTGTCTGCAGCGATCGATCTCCCCCCCCCCCTCGGTCGCTCGCTAGATCGAACTTGCTCCAAAGGTTCAGCAAGATGTGGAACGCCAGAAGTTTCTCAATCGATCGACCCGTCATCAAAAGAGATCAGGACGATGGTTCTCTGAACCCTGCAGCGAGTCGGTTGATCACATTTCGCATAACACACAAAAGCACAGGATGTGATCGATCGGTCAACACAAGCGTGGACTTCCACAGTGATCGATCGATCGGTCAGCATAAATGCAGACCTTCTTATCCGCAGCGATCGATCTCAGTTTCGTTGTATGTTGTGTGATTTGGATTGTGATCCATGTGTTGTAAATCTCTAGGAGTGCCGAAGAAATGCAAAGTCTTTTGTTGAATCACAGTTTTGAGTTGCCTTTTAGTGAATCACAACGAGTCGAGTTGGCTTCCATAGCGTGATCACTTTGTTGGATTCAAGTGTACAATTTCCTAAGGAACCGATAAAAGAAGCGTCGAAAAACTCATCAAGCTATAATCAAAAGACGATAGCAGAGAAAGCTCAGAGTGTCTTTTACTTGACAGAAAATATCAAAAATCCAGAAGGAAACACAAAGATCATAGATAATAAGACTGAGATTGAAAAAGAAGACATCTCTAATTCATCCTCCTGATAAGCTCATTAATGAAGTTTTCACGGTTGCCAGCATCACCACCTTCAACGTAGTGATTCCTCTTTTTCTTAAGACCACCGAGTGGTGCCTTGAGCTGGAATGGCCACAGGAAGTTGTTGGCCTCCTTGAAATGAGGTCCTACTGTTAGAATCTCGTGAATCAAATCCTCAGTGCAGATGATCCCATGTTTGCCCAGAGCCTGTTGATAGTTTCACCAATTTTTTAAAAAATCAATCACTTTACTTCAATCCAGAATAACAATATTCAAAGAAGCTAGGGAGGACCAAAGAGAGAGAGATAAAGAACCTGCTCAACGATGGAGTTATCAGTCAAAGCCACCCTCTGGTGGTTAAGCTTTCCATATCCCCTCTTGTAGATCAATTCCTTAACACTCTTCAAGTTAGGGAATCTGAATTAAAGGAGAGAAAGGGTCAGGTCACTAACTCTGTTCACCAAAAGTTCTTAACATGGCAAGAAAGGATACGATGTATATACCCGTAGGTCACATAAGGCTCAACACGACGAAGCATGTTCATTGTTGCCTTGTTGACTTTCAGAAATACACCATTGAAGATCTGCATTTACATATTCAAAACCAAAGCAATTATTTCAGCATAATGGTAACACAAATAAGAAAAGCTCAGGTCTTTTTCATGGAAGTTAACATCACAATTGTCAAAAGAACACTAATCTAGGACCAAACAACGATAACACGGTATGGTTACTACATAAAACAGCAATTAGCGACAAAGACAGAAGATGATTAAAACGCAGGCAAACCTGTCTGAGACGCAAGAGCTGAAGAATCTTCTTTGTCTTTGGGTCAATAGCATTAATACTGCAAAATTCAAAGTAACAAAAGATAAGAACCAAACATTTAATATCTCTAACGAAATGCTAAAAATCTAACACAAAACATACCCACGAATACGGATGATGAACAAGAGCTTAGCTTCAGGGTCAACATAAAAACCACCTTTAAGCTTGGCCTCACGTTTCAACGAGATCAACTCCTTCTCCTATACAAGAATAACAATGTTCGTTTATTTACACAGAACCAAACCAAAGCTAGCACGATACATATCAGAGAAGCAAAAAAAGTTTACCTTCTCGGCGTACTCCTTGGCGTACTGCTCAGCTCTTTTGTAGATAAGCTTCCTGTTGGCGGCGTTCGTCTTCTTGGCAGCTTCAGCGCTCTGCTTCTTCGCTAGAGCCCACTCCTCCTCTCTCTTCCTCTTCTTCAGCACTGACTCTGGAACTACAACCTTCGACTCTGCCATTTTCCAGATTCTTGCAGATCAAAGAAAGAGAGGAATTTCACTGCGGCTACGAGGGATGATATATATGCCTCACACTCTCGAAACTAGGGTTAAGCAGAAACTTAATGGGGCTCATAAACCCACCTTTCGTTTTTAATAGGCCCAATGTCCTAATCGGTATTTCGTGCATTGTAAATCTGTATAGTTAAAAGCCCATGAATATATTTTCCTTGCTTCTTTCCCCTTTGAAAGAAAAAATCCATAATAACATTTCAATTAAATTTCGCTAAACATTTTAATACATAAATTTTATTATTTCACAGCTTAATACTTGAACCAGTTATTTTCCCATTTTAACGCACTAACTTTTAAATCTTGCTTATTTTAATATTCAAACTATGTTTATTTTCATCAAAAATCTTGATAAATGTCAAACAAAATTTAAAAGATCTTTTAAATTTAAAAACAAATCTTAAAAATTTCTAATGTTGTTTTAATTTCTAGGAATAAAAGAAACTAGATTGTGGATAACCTTATACTTTTTAATTTTTAGGTTTATATTCAATATAAAATTTAATTTAGTTAATACCAGTTTATTTATTTATCATTCAAAATATTTTTTATAAAAATTAAAATTCAGCCAAAATTTAGTTATTTTTATTCCTAAAATTTACAATAAATTAGAATTTTTAATAAAATTTACAAGATTCGACTCTGCTGTTTATGGTTCATGCATATCAATCAAGAAATCGATAGATGCCAAATCGGTCTAGTTTTTTTTTTGATTAAACACAGTTTCCCCAACGGCTTTCCAGGCCCAAGAGACTAATCTGTGTCGCTGCGGCCCGAATGTTAAATCCGCAGTGGCCGGAAATCGAACCCAGGTGGCGGTGCTCACAGCTGTGAGTCCTTTACCACCAGAGCTAGACGCCCCGGTTAAAAAACTGTATAGGTTGAACTTTTTATAGTGACTGCTCTCACCCCGAAGGGCCACCTCGCCAGATTCCCGTAGGGATTTTTTAGCTAACCCAGTACCACCCCGCTGTCCCCGAGTATCGAACTGGCGACCTCGGGTAGTCGTGTGTGAGAAACGTTCAGTACTGCCGCTAGGCAACCTGACGTTCTCTTTTGTAAGCATGTTGCATGATCGTTTGGTAATATCAGTCGACAACCACCAGTATTATAATACGTACATCTTGTAAACATTTTCGGTGAAGAGGTTATCGTCCGGATGTACACTGTTTTATCCCTCATTGGCTAATGTTTTTGTTATGTTCCGAAACTGTGGCATATTTGTTCTTTGTGTTTCACATGCTAAGTTCTAAAACCAGAATCTTTTTCGGTTTCGCATTATATATTCAATTTTTTTGGCTAGATGGACAAGGATGGGCAGAAGCACGTGAACACGCATGCACCGTTTCTAGCCTCTTCCTTAGTATTAATCATGAAATTTTGAAATTTAGTTCCATAAATGTTTCTGTGTTCGAAATCATAGATTGATGATTCGAAACATCGCAAGTCTATTATGGTTTTCATAGGTATCGGTTGTGATTGGCTATTGCTATAGTTATTCTCCACAACCACAATTATACCCACCAGTGACGGACGCAAGTGATGAGAAATGGGGTCACTTGCCCCCAACTATTTTTTTTTTTTTTTTTTTGTCAACATCCACCAACTATTCTTTTTGACAATTTTTATATAGGAAAACACTAACATGTGATTGATATATAATTTAATAATATTTCATAGATTTTAGAGTCTGACAAAAGACAATCAAAAATATCAAAAAGATTGTCTTGATTAGCTGTTTGAGCAGCAACTGTTACTAATTCAACGTAGCACGACAACAAACAACATTTTAAAATATCATTATTTTTGTTTCGTATAATCAAAAATTAGGTTCGAACTAAATTGTTTTAGGGACTTATGGAGTATACATTAAGACGTAGTGTGAACACCCCAATGAAAAAACATATGTTCGTGGTCAAAGCATGACGGCTCTTCAAGAGTTAAGACATCACAAGTTATAATAAGTCTTGTAAAAAGCTTTGCCAGTGTGGGATTCACAAATGATTCCGCTCAACTGTCCTGATGCTGTGTCTGCGGAAACAGACCCAGCTTGAAGACGACTTCAACTGCCACTTTCATGACCATTGGTTTCGCATGGCGAAAGCTTTGACAGGATCCTCACGGTACTGCAACACCTATCAAAATTTCACTTGCCTGTGTTTCTTAAGTTTCTGAAAGGTTCAGGACAAAGCGTCTTCATAACGAACAGCATGAGAAGCATCATAGGTTGTCTCTACAGAGGCAAGATACTCAGCCACTAATAGGTCATCGAGTAACACCCTAAAGTATCAACAATTTGTAATTATGTTGTTGTGATGCCATCTTTTGTCAAACATCAGCTGACAAATTTATATTGCTTCTTGTCGCCGGACACATGAAGTTTTCTATTTACAAAGAACTAAATAATCCATCAAACAATTTAACTATTCTGACGGAGATAAGAGAACCAAAGAAGAAGAAGTTTTCATACCGCTGCATGCTGATATCTCGCAGATACTGAGACACCGGGTGCTACAGCTCATTCCCAACTCCATGACTATGCTTAGAAAATTCATGTGCTCCAGAGACTATCGATTCATTAGAAACAAATATTAATCCCGTCAATAAGCATTCAAGCCAAGGCAGTCCACTGAGTTTTTAATTTCACTCCACAGAAAGTTAGCACCGTCTCAAAAAATGATCATTATTAAATAACTGATAATATCATATTTCTTGACAACAATAGAAGTTAATAATTTTTGTTCTCGTAGGAAGTCCACAAAGTCTTACACATAATTTATGCTTCTAAATTCTTTAGTGTGTTAAACACAAAAATACAGAAATGCGTACATCCTCATCTGCCCTGCAACATAAAACAGAAAGTGTTCATTGAACTGTTAATAAATTTTTAGTTGGAAGTGAATGATGAAAACATCTTTACCCTCCTCGGATCCATTCTCCCC
This genomic interval from Brassica oleracea var. oleracea cultivar TO1000 chromosome C2, BOL, whole genome shotgun sequence contains the following:
- the LOC106322552 gene encoding 60S ribosomal protein L7-2 yields the protein MAESKVVVPESVLKKRKREEEWALAKKQSAEAAKKTNAANRKLIYKRAEQYAKEYAEKEKELISLKREAKLKGGFYVDPEAKLLFIIRIRGINAIDPKTKKILQLLRLRQIFNGVFLKVNKATMNMLRRVEPYVTYGFPNLKSVKELIYKRGYGKLNHQRVALTDNSIVEQALGKHGIICTEDLIHEILTVGPHFKEANNFLWPFQLKAPLGGLKKKRNHYVEGGDAGNRENFINELIRRMN